The proteins below are encoded in one region of Styela clava chromosome 4, kaStyClav1.hap1.2, whole genome shotgun sequence:
- the LOC144421974 gene encoding uncharacterized protein LOC144421974 — protein sequence MGFLQLFFLPMKKLMQRLCVLELGWDDAIPPEYKRTWTTWKSCLPQLESVTIPRCVKSLSGVTGIELHCFCDASELGYGSVCYMRTSDGTTNCVSFVMGKSRVSPSKPMTIPRLELSDAVVGVKLARLIVEELELSIDRVVYWTDSLSVLQYINNKSRRFQVFIANRIALINKHTTPDQWRHVDFKRNPADLASRGLMPDKVNRAELWFNGPLFLRESEAKWPIRPVVLALLNQNEPELKKEARVNISTQETVHGLDQLFVKYSSFTKLLRAVIWILRFIRYLKASKVQ from the coding sequence ATGGGATTTCTTCAACTGTTCTTCCTACCGATGAAGAAATTAATGCAGAGACTATGTGTACTTGAGCTCGGATGGGATGACGCAATTCCTCCGGAATATAAAAGGACTTGGACAACTTGGAAAAGCTGTCTACCACAACTTGAATCTGTAACAATTCCAAGATGCGTTAAATCTCTCTCTGGTGTTACTGGAATTGAGTtgcattgtttttgtgatgCTAGTGAACTGGGATACGGCTCAGTTTGCTATATGCGTACTTCCGATGGCACAACAAATTGTGTTTCCTTTGTTATGGGCAAATCTCGTGTGTCCCCATCTAAACCAATGACTATTCCGCGCTTGGAACTATCCGATGCAGTCGTTGGAGTGAAACTTGCTCGATTGATAGTTGAGGAGCTTGAATTATCAATAGATCGCGTTGTTTATTGGACGGATTCATTATCTGTTTTGCAATACATTAATAATAAATCTCGTCGTTTTCAAGTATTCATTGCCAATCGGATAGCTCTTATAAATAAGCACACAACTCCTGACCAATGGAGACACGTTGACTTTAAGCGTAACCCGGCCGACTTGGCGTCCCGCGGACTTATGCCAGACAAAGTCAATCGTGCTGAATTGTGGTTCAATGGTCCACTCTTCTTGCGAGAGAGTGAAGCGAAATGGCCTATACGACCTGTCGTATTAGCCCTCTTAAATCAAAATGAACCCGAACTGAAGAAAGAAGCAAGGGTCAATATCTCGACTCAAGAAACTGTTCATGGATTGGATCAGTTGTTTGTTAAGTACTCTTCTTTCACTAAACTTCTTCGAGCAGTTATTTGGATTTTGCGATTTATCCGCTATCTGAAAGCAAGCAAAGTCCAATGA